One Candidatus Desulfarcum epimagneticum genomic window carries:
- a CDS encoding MFS transporter, giving the protein MRRRSAAKGAFFLLVTALGFNAMLGLSHMEKLYVESMVSKQTLIGGDMKRKIEKSLAFGKNIRKFVGMEKLLEEARGHLGRKFHVEETSPGDGSMKADEPWEAAESGIDVSVALPDGVIVYSTKASFKKTSLPGPVLDLPAFSKTLKNGKKTPGHVKHGGVYFIALPLKAPFKKAPAGAAIITFDEKPVKKRVENLTRQSLRLMALILAGGAVLLALFLPMAVARRRESEKMSKFKISLAMFSVIALCQIVFTGLSALSFKNYSVRIAREKTAALTAMLQKDIHYLLSKGLRIERLAKMEVRLGEIIAAAPELERVAIHDAAGRPLYAASPGGVVHFSSHPDGPGEAPETADREPAEAEYILTRRLLKGGKTQAFSPGEAGVIRAVISQKALLDQIKKIALDSATVLVISILFSVEMLILIFMLMEKKTGGRKKKARAGPKAIRSAAFIFLFGSSLSISFVPLHMGKLYEPIFGVSKDMAMGLPISMEMFFAGISIMISGAWLDRRGWHEPFFAGLAAAALGSLYSWAAPDALHFILSRGAVGFGYGLAWMASQGFVISRAGEKNKNRGIAELVAGIFAGSICGGAAGAMLAERMGYNAVFLISAAILLFVIAYVCLFMRGAIEKPAPGTRKKTDAPRGLFIRFMLNRNVICLILLSAFPGAVAVVGLLNYFCPIYLNGIGASQSDIGRFFMIYGICMIYLAPFLSRRMDRAMNDKRYMVISGLLAGLGFMAFHLFKF; this is encoded by the coding sequence ATGCGAAGGAGGTCGGCGGCCAAAGGCGCCTTTTTTCTCCTGGTGACGGCCCTGGGATTCAACGCCATGCTGGGCCTGTCCCATATGGAAAAACTCTATGTGGAGTCCATGGTCTCCAAGCAGACCCTCATCGGCGGGGATATGAAACGAAAAATCGAAAAATCCCTGGCGTTTGGGAAAAACATCCGGAAATTCGTCGGAATGGAAAAACTCCTGGAAGAGGCCCGGGGCCACCTGGGGCGCAAATTCCACGTTGAGGAGACTTCGCCCGGAGACGGGTCTATGAAAGCCGATGAACCCTGGGAAGCCGCTGAATCCGGAATCGATGTGTCCGTGGCCCTGCCCGACGGCGTCATTGTTTACAGCACAAAGGCCTCTTTTAAAAAAACGTCCCTTCCGGGGCCGGTTCTCGACCTTCCCGCTTTTTCAAAGACTTTGAAAAACGGGAAAAAAACGCCCGGCCACGTTAAGCATGGCGGGGTGTACTTCATCGCTTTGCCCCTCAAGGCCCCTTTCAAAAAAGCCCCGGCCGGCGCGGCGATCATCACCTTTGACGAAAAACCGGTGAAAAAGCGCGTGGAAAACCTGACCCGGCAAAGCCTCCGGCTCATGGCGCTCATTCTGGCCGGGGGGGCCGTCCTTCTGGCTTTGTTTCTGCCCATGGCCGTCGCAAGGAGGCGGGAGTCTGAGAAAATGTCTAAATTCAAAATCTCCCTTGCGATGTTTTCGGTCATCGCCCTTTGCCAGATCGTGTTCACCGGTTTGAGCGCCCTTTCCTTTAAAAATTATTCCGTCCGGATCGCCAGGGAAAAAACCGCCGCCCTGACCGCCATGCTTCAAAAGGACATCCATTATCTGCTGAGCAAAGGGCTGCGCATTGAGCGGCTGGCGAAAATGGAGGTCAGGCTCGGCGAGATCATCGCGGCGGCCCCGGAGCTTGAGCGTGTGGCCATCCATGACGCGGCGGGCCGCCCCCTCTACGCCGCCTCTCCGGGCGGCGTCGTTCATTTCAGCTCCCACCCGGACGGCCCCGGGGAAGCGCCTGAAACAGCGGACCGGGAGCCTGCTGAGGCCGAATACATCCTGACGCGGAGGCTTTTGAAAGGGGGAAAAACCCAGGCTTTTTCCCCTGGGGAGGCCGGCGTCATCCGCGCCGTTATCTCCCAAAAAGCGCTGCTGGACCAGATCAAAAAAATCGCCCTGGATTCCGCCACGGTCCTGGTGATTTCCATTCTTTTTTCCGTGGAAATGCTGATTCTGATCTTTATGCTCATGGAAAAAAAGACGGGCGGAAGAAAAAAGAAAGCGCGGGCCGGCCCCAAAGCCATTCGTTCGGCGGCCTTTATTTTTCTTTTCGGCTCCAGCCTTTCCATTTCATTTGTCCCCCTTCACATGGGAAAGCTTTACGAGCCCATTTTCGGCGTTTCAAAAGACATGGCCATGGGGCTTCCCATTTCCATGGAGATGTTTTTCGCGGGCATTTCCATCATGATCTCAGGCGCGTGGCTGGACCGCCGGGGATGGCATGAGCCGTTTTTCGCCGGCCTGGCCGCCGCGGCCCTGGGCTCCCTGTATTCCTGGGCCGCGCCCGACGCCCTTCACTTCATCCTCTCAAGAGGCGCCGTGGGATTCGGATACGGGCTGGCCTGGATGGCCTCCCAGGGATTTGTGATATCCAGGGCCGGCGAGAAAAACAAAAACCGGGGCATCGCCGAGCTGGTGGCGGGAATATTCGCCGGAAGCATCTGCGGCGGCGCGGCCGGGGCCATGCTGGCGGAAAGGATGGGCTACAACGCGGTGTTTTTGATATCGGCGGCCATTCTTCTGTTTGTCATCGCCTATGTGTGTCTTTTCATGCGGGGAGCCATTGAAAAGCCCGCCCCCGGAACCCGGAAAAAAACGGACGCTCCCAGGGGCCTGTTCATCCGGTTTATGCTCAACCGGAACGTGATATGCCTGATTCTTTTAAGCGCCTTTCCCGGCGCCGTGGCCGTCGTGGGCCTTCTCAACTATTTCTGCCCCATTTATCTCAACGGAATCGGGGCCTCCCAGTCGGACATCGGACGGTTTTTCATGATCTACGGAATCTGCATGATTTACCTGGCCCCGTTTTTGAGCCGGCGCATGGACCGGGCCATGAACGACAAACGCTACATGGTCATCAGCGGTCTTTTGGCGGGCCTGGGTTTCATGGCCTTTCATCTGTTTAAATTTTGA
- a CDS encoding hypothetical protein (Evidence 5 : Unknown function) has translation MISMRKANDVDLPRGKKQITLRIDEDVYIWFKANSKKYQTHINAALKAYKESRV, from the coding sequence ATGATCTCCATGCGAAAAGCAAATGACGTTGACTTGCCGCGCGGGAAAAAACAGATCACCCTCCGCATAGATGAAGATGTGTACATCTGGTTCAAAGCCAACAGTAAAAAATACCAGACACATATTAATGCCGCGCTCAAGGCGTACAAAGAATCACGAGTATAG
- a CDS encoding Aminotransferase (fragment): MKAIILAAGYGDRMKPLTNNAHKTMLKIDGQLIIARIIKSLIENNVLKMVIVTGYRADDLVDYINKKFCDIENIAFEFVHNARYRETNNIYSLAMAFDHTEIDGDILLIESDIIYDNQVIRRAIETSYDNIALISRYKAGMEGTVVKISGDLITEVIPPHLQYALFRIFQIPVGRLRSPHRKGLFLK; encoded by the coding sequence ATGAAAGCTATTATTTTGGCCGCCGGTTATGGAGATCGCATGAAGCCTTTGACCAACAATGCTCACAAGACCATGTTAAAGATAGATGGCCAGTTGATTATCGCCCGGATCATAAAAAGTTTGATTGAAAATAATGTTTTGAAAATGGTCATTGTCACAGGCTATCGCGCCGACGATCTGGTCGATTATATAAACAAAAAATTTTGCGACATTGAAAACATCGCGTTTGAATTTGTTCATAATGCCCGATATCGGGAGACAAACAATATTTATTCCCTGGCCATGGCTTTTGATCATACCGAAATTGATGGGGATATTTTATTGATCGAATCAGATATTATCTATGACAATCAAGTAATCAGGCGGGCCATCGAAACATCTTATGACAATATAGCGTTGATCAGCAGATATAAAGCCGGGATGGAAGGAACTGTGGTTAAAATTTCGGGCGACTTGATAACCGAGGTCATCCCTCCGCACCTTCAGTATGCGTTATTCAGGATTTTTCAGATTCCTGTCGGCCGCTTAAGATCTCCGCATAGAAAAGGTTTATTTTTAAAATGA
- a CDS encoding conserved hypothetical protein (Evidence 4 : Unknown function but conserved in other organisms), protein MAISVLPRNIREKISAAPKERRYFLHAENGYFYDAVEIVSDLIDAGKNSKKFRSHRAALADQVRLPFAAAHDRRMAGK, encoded by the coding sequence GTGGCCATCAGCGTTTTGCCGAGAAACATCCGCGAAAAAATCAGCGCCGCGCCAAAGGAACGGCGCTATTTTCTGCACGCGGAAAACGGGTATTTTTATGACGCCGTTGAAATCGTTTCCGATCTTATTGACGCGGGCAAAAATTCCAAGAAGTTCAGATCGCACCGGGCCGCGCTGGCGGATCAGGTGAGACTGCCTTTCGCGGCGGCGCATGATCGGAGAATGGCCGGGAAATGA
- a CDS encoding conserved hypothetical protein (Evidence 4 : Unknown function but conserved in other organisms): MNHTINAEEKFDIVYTWVDNSDPQYKTTHDSFKKKWLKTNAWDEEIVGEMRDRNNDELKFSLRAAEKFAPWANRVFLLTFGQYPEWMNFDHPKLTIARHTDILPDSFLPTFNSFALEWALHRIPGLSENFIYFNDDYFLGQPTLTRDFYSPENGHMLSFDYDPKNYQKKMNPWRASMKNANQCLEERFGKRFRRSQLHLPHFFRKSVFKEMAKEFAHEANHTMSHKFRDYNDVNATQMYMHYIIDMNYPHTIEREPGFTFHYLSRESIEKILKTRPKFYCLNDVTEDRDNYKLFLMLERLYPDKSSFEN; this comes from the coding sequence ATGAATCATACAATAAACGCGGAAGAAAAATTTGATATAGTATACACTTGGGTGGACAATTCTGATCCCCAATATAAAACGACACACGATTCGTTCAAAAAAAAATGGCTGAAGACCAACGCATGGGACGAAGAAATTGTCGGAGAGATGCGGGATAGAAATAACGATGAATTGAAGTTTTCTCTCAGGGCGGCGGAAAAATTCGCCCCTTGGGCAAACCGGGTTTTCCTGTTGACATTCGGTCAATATCCCGAGTGGATGAATTTTGATCATCCCAAACTGACCATAGCGCGGCATACGGATATCCTGCCCGATTCATTTTTGCCGACATTCAATTCCTTTGCGCTTGAGTGGGCGTTACATCGTATTCCGGGCTTGTCCGAAAATTTCATCTATTTCAATGATGATTATTTTTTGGGACAACCGACGTTGACGCGCGATTTTTATTCCCCGGAAAATGGGCATATGCTCTCGTTCGATTATGATCCCAAAAATTACCAGAAAAAAATGAATCCATGGAGGGCTTCCATGAAAAATGCCAACCAGTGTCTGGAAGAGCGTTTCGGCAAACGTTTTCGCCGGTCCCAGCTTCATTTGCCTCATTTTTTCAGGAAATCCGTATTTAAAGAGATGGCGAAGGAATTCGCCCACGAGGCCAATCATACGATGAGTCACAAATTTCGCGACTATAATGACGTCAACGCGACCCAGATGTATATGCATTACATTATTGATATGAACTATCCCCACACCATAGAAAGGGAGCCGGGTTTCACATTCCACTATCTAAGCCGGGAGAGCATTGAAAAAATATTGAAGACCCGGCCCAAGTTTTACTGTCTGAACGATGTCACGGAAGATCGGGATAACTATAAATTGTTTTTGATGCTGGAGCGGCTTTATCCCGACAAATCATCTTTTGAAAATTGA
- a CDS encoding hypothetical protein (Evidence 5 : Unknown function) has protein sequence MIREYLKPKSKRVTVNIPDEFVNTGIELLIIPMRQAKRHGDSARLSEMLEKNFKAAGNIRIPKEIDIDPLMNKINYALP, from the coding sequence ATGATTCGAGAATACTTAAAGCCAAAAAGCAAACGAGTGACCGTCAATATCCCGGATGAATTCGTCAATACGGGGATTGAGCTGTTGATTATCCCCATGCGTCAGGCAAAAAGGCATGGGGATTCCGCCCGGCTGTCTGAAATGCTGGAAAAAAATTTCAAAGCCGCCGGGAATATCCGTATTCCGAAAGAAATCGACATTGACCCATTAATGAATAAAATCAATTATGCATTACCTTGA
- the vapC gene encoding tRNA(fMet)-specific endonuclease VapC, whose amino-acid sequence MLDTSICIYVIKKRPMAFLEKFNSFERNALCVSVVTYAEMRYGVERSSSRKMNSRILDNFISRLTVFPWDADAALEYGKLRVALEKKGTPIGNMDMLIAAHALSRDCVLVTHNVREFSRIQNLRHEDWA is encoded by the coding sequence ATGCTGGACACCAGTATCTGTATTTATGTGATCAAAAAGCGCCCCATGGCTTTTCTTGAAAAATTCAACTCGTTCGAAAGAAATGCGCTGTGCGTGTCCGTGGTCACATACGCGGAGATGAGATACGGCGTTGAGCGCTCTTCGTCCAGGAAAATGAACAGCCGGATCCTGGATAATTTTATTTCCCGCCTGACGGTTTTTCCATGGGACGCCGACGCCGCTCTGGAATATGGGAAACTCAGGGTCGCCCTTGAAAAAAAAGGAACCCCCATCGGCAATATGGATATGCTCATCGCGGCCCACGCTTTGAGCCGGGACTGCGTTCTGGTCACCCACAATGTCCGGGAGTTTTCCCGAATCCAAAATCTCAGACATGAAGACTGGGCATAG
- a CDS encoding conserved hypothetical protein (Evidence 4 : Unknown function but conserved in other organisms), with the protein MREIIQQRLADAAVMEMPELTERECRIPNIPNKAYAVTGMRRAGKTCFLYQIMKKCLDRGVPRSRLVYFNFEDERLADITAKDLHLICDEYYVMFPENRSSTVWFFFDEIQLARGWETFVRRILDSENVKIYISGSSAKMLSKEIASSMRGRCVDATLYPYSFSEFLKSRKITPPSSLLKADKQLRSTLENRLLKYLATGGFPEAINLSDQNRHILLQGYVNTLIFRDIVERYNISNIHALKKLIRHIIQNAACRFTVNKFYNHLKSQGIKASKNTLHQYMEYLQDAFLLHTVPIYTQSDRKRMVNPQKIYITDSGLCDAYFLMKIPNTGRMLENSIFMELLRRGAQIFYLKTPSGYEVDFAAFSPDGSVHAIQAAANISEPKTLEREIRALCEAARMLPDASLTLITLSENRTIRRDDLMIRIVPAWKWLLERQAFSPEGRPQGPPL; encoded by the coding sequence ATGAGAGAAATCATACAGCAAAGACTTGCCGACGCCGCCGTCATGGAGATGCCGGAATTGACCGAACGCGAATGCCGAATTCCGAATATCCCGAACAAAGCATATGCCGTCACGGGCATGCGAAGAGCCGGGAAAACCTGTTTTTTATACCAGATCATGAAAAAATGTCTGGACCGTGGCGTCCCGAGATCCCGGCTCGTTTATTTCAACTTTGAAGATGAGCGTCTTGCCGACATCACCGCAAAAGACCTGCATCTTATTTGTGATGAATACTATGTGATGTTTCCGGAAAACCGCTCTTCCACGGTCTGGTTTTTTTTCGATGAAATCCAGTTGGCGCGGGGCTGGGAAACGTTTGTTCGGCGAATTCTTGATTCTGAAAATGTCAAAATTTATATCAGCGGCTCTTCCGCCAAAATGTTGAGCAAAGAAATCGCCTCTTCCATGCGCGGCCGATGTGTGGATGCGACCCTTTATCCCTACAGTTTTTCCGAATTTTTGAAGAGCCGGAAAATAACGCCCCCTTCCTCGCTTTTAAAGGCGGACAAACAGCTGAGATCAACGCTTGAAAATCGCCTGCTGAAATATCTTGCGACCGGAGGCTTTCCAGAAGCCATCAATCTTTCCGATCAAAACCGCCATATCTTGCTTCAGGGATACGTCAACACCCTGATATTCAGAGATATTGTGGAACGATACAATATCTCGAATATCCACGCGCTTAAAAAGCTCATTCGGCATATCATTCAAAACGCCGCATGTCGATTCACAGTGAATAAGTTCTACAATCATCTAAAATCACAGGGAATAAAAGCGTCCAAAAACACTCTTCACCAATATATGGAATATCTTCAAGACGCTTTTTTGCTTCATACGGTCCCGATTTACACGCAATCCGATCGAAAGCGGATGGTCAACCCTCAAAAAATCTATATAACGGACTCGGGACTGTGCGACGCTTACTTCCTTATGAAAATCCCCAATACCGGGCGTATGCTTGAAAACTCCATATTTATGGAGCTTCTCCGTCGAGGCGCCCAAATATTTTATCTCAAAACGCCATCGGGATATGAAGTCGATTTTGCGGCTTTTTCTCCTGACGGCTCTGTTCATGCGATTCAGGCGGCGGCGAATATCAGCGAGCCCAAAACGCTTGAGCGTGAAATTCGCGCTCTTTGCGAAGCGGCCCGAATGCTTCCGGACGCCTCTCTTACGCTGATCACTTTAAGCGAAAACAGGACCATTCGACGCGATGATTTAATGATCCGCATTGTGCCCGCATGGAAATGGCTCCTTGAAAGACAGGCGTTTTCTCCTGAAGGGCGCCCGCAAGGGCCGCCCCTATGA
- a CDS encoding conserved hypothetical protein (Evidence 4 : Unknown function but conserved in other organisms), which yields MHYLDTNILIYACVNQDDEKMKQSQAFIRKLQNRDELLLSPLNLQEFVFTLSKINVPRDHIESSYKLFRHFCRYPIHTALLDDAVSACLELDFCKNINDIIHLKFSEQHGSELSTFDKDFIKLQDISRVKINIL from the coding sequence ATGCATTACCTTGACACCAATATCCTGATTTATGCCTGTGTGAACCAGGATGATGAGAAGATGAAACAAAGTCAGGCTTTTATTCGAAAATTGCAAAATCGGGATGAGCTTTTGCTTTCTCCTTTAAACCTTCAGGAATTTGTGTTCACACTGTCCAAAATAAATGTCCCCCGAGATCATATTGAAAGCAGCTACAAACTGTTTCGTCATTTCTGCCGTTATCCCATTCATACCGCTCTTCTGGATGACGCGGTAAGCGCGTGCCTTGAGCTTGATTTTTGCAAAAATATTAATGACATCATTCATTTAAAATTTTCAGAACAGCATGGCTCCGAGCTTTCCACTTTTGATAAAGATTTCATCAAACTTCAGGATATCTCCCGGGTAAAAATCAACATTCTTTAA
- a CDS encoding hypothetical protein (Evidence 5 : Unknown function) has translation MNPRAVTRRKKAPLAADLLRMPVTRDIVIADFGRDASLEYLRLVSRREKRLIEGVLAPEGHAFFDEYRRVMHTVVGDLAFLKETALERSAKNPGYLKGDILIGTGPWPRPGVFFQKLARLAVQQALLAMDRGPGRVRVVIPCNTLSDEAKRLDHALGSARELRKRLGPRFLSRSRARKIAAAGIRAFAPPEAVIRRLAENGSPGKPLNLLVLGARGARAVYEKLAAFRGLHVTPLENRHDDLIRQTIVASIGNRRERLDLCRRRLIHEIIEPRKKRLGSLVVLEARTDFRLGLGPSSLEIFADAMTSDAYGGMGADAAMPSLHV, from the coding sequence TTGAATCCCAGGGCCGTCACCAGGAGAAAAAAGGCGCCTTTGGCCGCCGACCTCCTTCGCATGCCCGTCACCCGCGACATCGTCATCGCGGATTTCGGCCGGGACGCCTCCCTGGAATACCTCCGCCTGGTCTCGCGCCGTGAAAAACGCCTCATCGAAGGCGTCCTGGCGCCGGAGGGCCATGCGTTTTTCGACGAATACCGGCGCGTCATGCACACGGTGGTCGGGGACCTGGCCTTTTTAAAGGAGACGGCGCTGGAACGAAGCGCGAAGAACCCGGGATATCTGAAAGGAGACATTCTCATCGGGACAGGGCCCTGGCCCAGGCCCGGGGTTTTTTTTCAAAAACTGGCCCGGCTGGCGGTTCAGCAGGCCCTTTTGGCCATGGACCGGGGTCCCGGGCGCGTCCGGGTGGTCATTCCCTGCAACACCCTGTCGGACGAGGCCAAACGCCTCGACCATGCGCTGGGCTCGGCCCGGGAGCTGCGAAAACGCCTGGGACCCCGTTTCCTGTCCCGTTCCCGGGCCCGGAAGATCGCCGCCGCGGGCATTCGGGCTTTCGCCCCGCCCGAGGCCGTGATCCGCCGTCTCGCGGAAAACGGATCGCCGGGAAAACCCCTGAATCTTCTGGTCCTGGGCGCCCGGGGCGCGCGCGCCGTCTATGAAAAGCTCGCGGCTTTCCGGGGCCTTCATGTGACGCCCCTTGAAAACCGCCACGACGATCTCATCCGCCAAACCATCGTGGCCTCCATCGGAAACCGTCGGGAAAGGCTTGATCTGTGCCGCCGCCGCCTCATTCATGAGATCATCGAGCCCCGGAAAAAACGCCTGGGCTCCCTGGTCGTTCTGGAGGCGCGCACGGATTTTCGCCTGGGGCTGGGGCCAAGCTCCCTTGAGATTTTCGCCGACGCCATGACGTCGGACGCCTACGGGGGGATGGGCGCGGATGCCGCTATGCCCAGTCTTCATGTCTGA
- a CDS encoding conserved hypothetical protein (Evidence 4 : Unknown function but conserved in other organisms), with protein sequence MVRLVRSNLRGNIFGEMFPVPKTVRLEYVLATIDVKEQKLKLFLDKTQVDEFDYKIS encoded by the coding sequence TTGGTTCGCCTGGTCCGAAGTAACCTCAGGGGAAACATTTTTGGGGAGATGTTTCCCGTTCCGAAGACAGTGAGGCTCGAATATGTGTTGGCCACTATTGATGTCAAAGAACAAAAATTAAAACTCTTCCTGGACAAAACCCAGGTGGATGAGTTTGATTACAAAATTTCATAA
- a CDS encoding hypothetical protein (Evidence 5 : Unknown function) produces MDQTGLPDPEKWTTDEERKLTGAYLKIRETYGKYPMTDAGKRAEVTRKHLTEGIISDERGSFVFSSS; encoded by the coding sequence ATGGATCAAACCGGTCTTCCCGATCCTGAAAAATGGACCACGGACGAGGAGCGAAAATTAACCGGGGCGTATTTGAAAATTCGGGAGACATACGGAAAGTATCCCATGACCGACGCCGGAAAAAGGGCGGAAGTCACGCGGAAGCATCTCACCGAGGGCATTATTTCAGATGAGCGGGGATCGTTTGTTTTTTCGAGTTCATAG
- a CDS encoding hypothetical protein (Evidence 5 : Unknown function), translated as MEESGDCVEPEGLYGTYINSKIASKLPPVSPCRINGMDVLSLREPDGMLSALYGNDFLKPDRLWINGKWVKTN; from the coding sequence TTGGAGGAATCGGGAGATTGTGTCGAGCCGGAGGGTCTGTATGGGACTTATATAAATTCGAAGATAGCGTCAAAGCTTCCGCCGGTTTCGCCATGCCGGATCAACGGCATGGACGTTTTATCTTTAAGGGAGCCGGACGGGATGCTGTCCGCGCTGTATGGGAACGATTTTTTAAAACCCGACCGTTTATGGATTAATGGGAAATGGGTAAAAACCAATTGA
- a CDS encoding hypothetical protein (Evidence 5 : Unknown function) produces MKIDKTVKKILLFFDPWSHIPAKKKAILDSSWPGLFRKQILPELPALKPASKLGLKPKELSGDQSYGGDDNVEAAKKIGMEVISPVKKGPEGRIGLLDFKMDSSGDGSNRSSRS; encoded by the coding sequence TTGAAAATTGATAAAACAGTAAAAAAGATTTTACTGTTTTTTGACCCATGGAGTCATATTCCCGCCAAAAAAAAGGCGATACTGGATTCCAGTTGGCCGGGTCTGTTCCGGAAACAAATTCTGCCGGAGCTGCCCGCGCTGAAACCGGCCTCAAAACTGGGGTTGAAGCCCAAAGAACTTTCGGGAGACCAGAGTTACGGCGGCGATGACAATGTGGAGGCGGCCAAAAAAATTGGGATGGAGGTTATCTCTCCGGTCAAAAAAGGGCCGGAGGGAAGAATCGGCCTTTTGGATTTTAAAATGGATTCAAGCGGCGATGGATCAAACCGGTCTTCCCGATCCTGA
- the vapB gene encoding Antitoxin VapB2, whose translation MKPQTAKIFVNGGSQAVRLPKPFRFQTDEVLIKKVGDDIILSPRPESWDDFFTQTALPSDDFMADRRDLPPQERKDMF comes from the coding sequence ATGAAACCGCAAACCGCTAAAATTTTTGTAAACGGAGGCAGCCAGGCGGTTCGTCTGCCCAAACCGTTCCGTTTTCAGACCGATGAGGTTTTGATCAAAAAAGTCGGCGATGACATCATTCTTTCCCCGCGTCCGGAATCCTGGGACGACTTTTTCACCCAAACGGCGCTTCCATCCGATGATTTCATGGCGGATCGAAGAGACCTTCCCCCCCAGGAAAGAAAGGATATGTTTTGA